A portion of the Sabethes cyaneus chromosome 3, idSabCyanKW18_F2, whole genome shotgun sequence genome contains these proteins:
- the LOC128742427 gene encoding uncharacterized protein LOC128742427 isoform X2, with product MRETSVCDGLRNIAHLALVKVIMINRVGLVGILVLCASVLGLAGKLQNKIHEFQQFHDGHKTEAFNGQLSSPVDNPQDQMMAAAWSQQDTNEINAFAEMLRQQYNQMIQPHSSSKATRQPLTYSFFDLPNGYTWNNFFNIQLQHRAKEISQQVIQNIQLGTLTENDVTNPYFFVHQAANELNKIYANENHGMNQQQHQVFSQNFGHDQEQLEYQTAFIQENHPGEYVNLHEQVPPTAYMETYSVPSDMVKIYNPISGQFEYYLIKHAEQDNNHEQSIQQLTNAAQSRTENHQVSSVYFDKEYSGNNERDFQENDHLKPVLRRNDPAEKFVEIEPKITTTPANGKTLGENYYANTYEQQPIYDMQLIENKTDSAVKRANVMSLVRQRTTKNTQTLPDLAILSSSTSTTTTTEATTVSNVMSMLPHKTQTINYTDANNRIRQELAEHLKNLNETAQEETHFMGMTSNVEHAKLSYDTIDDVLRGDQPSSDGPDFVSEEVIESEPGIGVYSINKKPSLSVEPSNTNAATSYNQPTPSSLSPYSSTPQPTFVGKQNLPYNAATYYNQPTLSSLSPHSSTPQPTFVGKQNLPYNAILADIPTTTRRLPNANYFAPLAEFPPQMHDISTDARASQQVTRYSNFSEINEFNQETLQIEDSTDMQHYEDLEQFEDAQTEDIQQSYVDVGNEWSELQQSEPKNSPLAQVFPSQANRITQLTNESKDEISTNVYEITTSTPTSNKPKKKWLQRWFG from the exons ATGAGAGAAACATCAGTCTGTGACGGCCTGCGGAATATTGCGCATCTGGCACTAGTGAAAGTAATCATGATCAATCGAGTAGGTTTGGTAGGCATCTTGGTACTATGCGCCAGTGTATTGGGGCTTGCTGGgaaattacaaaataaaattcacGAGTTTCAACAATTTCACGATGGACATAAAACTGAAGCATTTAATGGTCAACTTTCAAG CCCAGTGGACAACCCACAGGATCAGATGATGGCTGCTGCATGGTCACAACaggatacaaatgaaattaatGCTTTTGCAGAAATGTTACGTCAGCAGTACAACCAAATGATTCAACCACACAGTTCCTCCAAAGCCACCCGTCAGCCGT TAACATATTCATTTTTTGATCTACCGAATGGCTATACTTGGAATAACTTCTTTAACATTCAACTACAACATCGAGCTAAAGAAATATCTCAACAGGTGATTCAAAACATACAGCTAGGTACTCTGACGGAAAACGATGTAACGAATCCGTACTTTTTCGTTCATCAAGCAGCAAATGAACTGAATAAGATATATGCTAATGAGAATCATGGAATGAATCAACAGCAACACCAGGTCTTTTCTCAGAATTTTGGGCATGATCAGGAGCAGCTTGAATATCAAACGGCATTTATCCAAGAAAATCATCCGGGCGAGTACGTAAATCTACATGAACAAGTTCCGCCGACCGCTTATATGGAGACATATAGTGTACCTTCTGATATGGTCAAGATATACAACCCCATTTCGGGGCAATTCGAGTACTATTTGATCAAACATGCTGAACAAGATAACAATCACGAACAATCTATTCAGCAATTAACGAATGCAGCACAATCAAGAACGGAGAATCATCAAGTGTCTTCAGTTTACTTTGATAAGGAATATTCAGGAAACAATGAACGAGATTTCCAGGAAAATGATCATCTTAAGCCGGTATTACGTAGAAATGACCCTGCtgaaaaatttgttgaaattgaaCCGAAAATTACCACGACACCAGCCAATGGAAAAACATTAGGTGAAAATTATTATGCTAACACTTACGAACAGCAACCTATCTATGACATGCAATTAATCGAAAACAAAACTGATTCTGCTGTGAAGCGTGCGAATGTTATGTCGTTGGTTCGGCAAAGAACcacaaaaaatacacaaacattACCAGATTTAGCTATTTTATCGTCCAGTACTTCTACCACAACCACCACGGAGGCCACAACAGTTAGTAATGTCATGTCAATGCTTCCCCATAAGACCCAGACCATCAATTATACCGACGCTAATAATAGAATTCGCCAAGAATTAGCAGAACACTTGAAAAATCTAAACGAAACTGCACAAGAAGAAACACATTTTATGGGAATGACTAGTAACGTGGAGCATGCAAAACTGTCTTATGATACGATCGACGATGTTCTTCGAGGTGATCAACCATCCTCCGATGGTCCAGATTTTGTATCGGAAGAAGTTATCGAATCTGAGCCCGGAATTGGTGTCtattcaataaataaaaaaccATCGTTGTCAGTAGAACCATCTAATACAAATGCTGCAACTTCCTACAACCAGCCGACTCCCAGTTCTCTTTCACCATATTCTTCTACGCCACAACCAACGTTTGTAGGAAAACAGAATTTACCCTACAATGCTGCAACTTACTACAATCAGCCGACTCTCAGTTCTCTTTCGCCACATTCTTCTACGCCACAACCAACGTTTGTAGGAAAACAGAATTTGCCCTACAATGCCATACTAGCAGACATACCGACGACAACTAGACGATTGCCAAATGCAAACTATTTTGCACCTTTAGCAGAGTTTCCTCCACAAATGCACGATATCTCGACAGACGCTCGCGCGTCACAACAG GTTACACGTTATTCAAATTTTTCAGAAATAAATGAATTTAACCAGGAAACACTGCAAATTGAGG ACTCCACAGATATGCAGCATTATGAAGATTTGGAACAGTTCGAAGACGCGCAAACTGAAGACATACAACAATCTTACGTTGATGTAGGTAACGAATGGAGCGAGCTACAACAATCTGAACCGAAAAATTCTCCGTTGGCACAGGTCTTCCCAAGTCAGGCGAACCGAATAACACAACTGACAAATGAAAGCAAAGATGAAATATCAACAAAT GTCTACGAAATTACAACATCGACACCGACTTCCAATAAACCTAAAAAGAAATGGCTCCAACGTTGGTTCggttaa
- the LOC128740185 gene encoding DNA mismatch repair protein spellchecker 1, protein MANLKPLQCLNLDANQQKNFMKFFKTLPDKPSTTVRFFDRSDYYSCHGSDSEFVAKCVFKSTNVVKIMAPAGLDEELPYVVLSKNNFEGLVRDLLLVRNYRVEVYTNKGPMKSSNGWVLEFKGSPGNLTQFEDLLFANNDMVSGSALLALHLKQDGRQKVVGVACVETNERLLSVSEFVDDDFYSELEAMIVILGPKECILPTKDFEYARIETMLKRNNVVVTTKKKTEFSLEKNYVIQDLNKLLRFSKGQQESANSLPETSNTIALAALGVSIRYLELVNDSSNHGQYQLKLLNLNRFVHLDAAAVNALNLFPKRGINMNLPAFKWHSVLGVLDRCRTPQGHRLMAQWVKQPLRSYNIIKDRHDIVECLVDSACVRSEMHDLHLKRLPDILILVKRLLKKKASLQDIFRLYQVVLRIPKILRLLETLENTAIKSIIYNPMKDTLADLKLFKAMVEQILDLEAVGRGEYLIKHTFDDQLKEHKDKMDEIEQKMKRLLSKVAKELGLNEGTSIKLEFVSHLGYHFRISLKDETIIRKNSNFQVLDAIKGGVRFSNEKLTDYNTDFSISREAYQEQQKSIVDEVIRIAIGYVEPCTILNNQIAQVDCFVSFAVAATSAPEPYVRPKMHLEDEGVLKLKRLRHPCLELQEDVNFIANDAEFHKDQTTMYIITGPNMGGKSTYIRSVGVAVLMAHVGSFVPCEKADITIVDSILGRIGANDNLSKGLSTFMVEMVETAGIIRTATDKSLVVIDELGRGTSTYEGCGIAWSIAEYLAKEKKCFALFATHFHEIAEMSETITTVKSCHMEAIADNDNFTLLYQVKPGVMQKSFGIHVARLANFPKDLVTLAQKLYEECEDHYTELQENKDQEGIRVFLSSIEKIANVDSNNDESIGAMLQDIRQGVKNANSAYFRKTFPSFTAQDPNLTTCTLCSEPLRPVAPMNGYYEMQQQSTRKYETCF, encoded by the exons ATGGCAAATTTGAAACCACTACAATGTCTCAATTTAG ATGCGAACCAGcagaaaaattttatgaaattcttCAAAACATTGCCGGAT AAACCATCCACAACTGTGCGTTTCTTCGACCGTTCCGATTACTACAGTTGCCACGGGTCGGATTCAGAGTTTGTTGCAAAATGCGTCTTCAAATCAACAAATGTAGTGAAAATTATGGCACCAGCTGGTTTGGACGAAGAGTTGCCGTATGTTGTGTTGAGCAAGAATAACTTTGAAGGACTTGTACGAGATCTTCTGCTTGTGCGTAATTATCGAGTAGAAGTCTACACAAACAAAGGCCCAATGAAGTCATCTAACGGTTGGGTACTGGAATTCAAAGGATCGCCAGGAAACTTGACTCAGTTTGAAGACCTGCTGTTTGCCAATAATGATATGGTTTCAGGATCAGCGCTACTTGCTCTACATTTAAAGCAAGATGGTCGACAAAAAGTTGTAGGAGTTGCATGCGTTGAGACCAACGAACGTCTTTTGTCCGTATCTGAGTTTGTAGATGACGATTTCTATTCTGAGCTGGAAGCTATGATTGTGATTCTCGGACCTAAAGAATGTATTTTGCCAACAAAAGATTTTGAG TACGCCCGAATTGAAACTATGTTAAAGAGAAATAACGTAGTAGTAACTACGAAGAAAAAGACCGAGTTTTCGCTGGAAAAAAACTATGTCATACAAGATttaaacaaattgttgcgaTTTTCCAAGGGACAGCAAGAGAGCGCAAATTCATTGCCAGAAACGTCAAATACCATAGCATTGGCAGCACTAGGAGTATCGATACGTTACTTAGAGTTAGTAAATGATTCCTCTAATCACGGACAGTATCAACTGAAGCTATTAAATTTGAATAG ATTTGTTCATTTGGATGCGGCTGCCGTAAACGCTTTGAACTTGTTTCCCAAGCGGGGCATTAATATGAATCTACCAGCTTTCAAATGGCACAGCGTTTTAGGAGTACTAGACCGTTGCCGAACCCCTCAGGGTCATCGACTGATGGCACAATGGGTGAAACAACCACTTCGAAGTTACAACATCATCAAAGATCGGCATGATATAGTAGAGTGTCTTGTTGATAGTGCCTGTGTTCGCTCTGAGATGCACGATTTACATCTAAAACGACTTCCAGATATTCTTATTTTAGTTAAAAGGCTACTCAAAAAGAAAGCCTCACTGCAagatatttttcgtctgtatCAGGTAGTGCTGCGAATACCAAAGATTCTTCGACTTTTGGAAACATTAGAAAACACAGCAATCAAAAGTATTATTTACAATCCAATGAAAGACACATTGGCAGATTTAAAGCTATTCAAGGCCATGGTTGAACAAATTCTGGATCTAGAGGCAGTTGGGCGTGGGGAATATTTAATAAAGCACACATTCGATGATCAACTAAAAGAGCATAAGGATAAGATGGATGAAATCGAACAGAAGATGAAGCGTTTACTCTCAAAGGTAGCCAAGGAACTGGGTCTCAATGAGGGCACTTCGATTAAGCTTGAATTCGTCAGCCATCTCGGATACCATTTTCGGATTTCTCTCAAAGATGAGACCATTATTcgcaaaaattcaaattttcag GTGCTGGACGCAATCAAAGGTGGTGTGCGATTTTCAAATGAAAAACTCACGGATTACAATACTGACTTCAGCATTTCAAGAGAAGCTTATcaagaacaacaaaaatctattgTAGATGAAGTAATTCGGATTGCTATCGGATACGTGGAACCTTGTACCATTTTAAATAATCAGATCGCGCAAGTAGACTGTTTTGTTAGTTTTGCAGTTGCTGCAACTAGTGCGCCTGAGCCATACGTACGACCAAAAATGCATTTGGAAGATGAAGGTGTATTGAAACTAAAACGTTTGCGTCATCCGTGCTTAGAGTTGCAAGAAGATGTTAATTTTATTGCAAATGATGCTGAATTTCATAAAGATCAAACAACGATGTACATCATCACAGGACCCAATATGGGCGGAAAAAGCACATATATTCGCTCCGTCGGGGTAGCCGTTCTAATGGCTCATGTCGGTTCCTTTGTTCCTTGTGAAAAGGCAGATATTACAATTGTTGACTCAATACTCGGACGCATTGGCGCAAATGATAATCTCAGTAAAGGCTTAAGTACATTTATGGTTGAAATGGTTGAAACGGCAGGGATTATACGAACCGCAACTGATAAATCTTTAGTTGTCATAGATGAGCTAGGACGAGGTACATCTACATACGAGGGCTGTGGAATTGCCTGGTCCATCGCAGAATATTTAGCGAAGGAAAAGAAATGTTTCGCTCTGTTTGCTACTCATTTCCATGAAATAGCTGAAATGTCGGAGACGATCACAACAGTTAAAAGCTGTCACATGGAAGCAATCGCTGATAATGACAATTTCACATTGTTGTACCAGGTTAAGCCGGGAGTTATGCAGAAAAGCTTTGGAATACATGTCGCAAGGCTAGCGAACTTTCCCAAGGATTTAGTTACG CTGGCTCAAAAGTTATACGAAGAATGTGAAGACCACTACACTGAGCTGCAAGAAAACAAGGATCAAGAGGGAATCAGAGTTTTCCTTTCTTCGATAGAAAAAATTGCCAATGTCGATTCAAATAACGATGAGTCTATAGGAGCGATGCTACAGGATATTCGCCAAGGTGTGAAGAATGCTAATAGTGCTTATTTCCGGAAAACTTTTCCCTCCTT CACCGCTCAG
- the LOC128742427 gene encoding uncharacterized protein LOC128742427 isoform X1, with translation MVAPSGLLLCFAKLETSVCDGLRNIAHLALVKVIMINRVGLVGILVLCASVLGLAGKLQNKIHEFQQFHDGHKTEAFNGQLSSPVDNPQDQMMAAAWSQQDTNEINAFAEMLRQQYNQMIQPHSSSKATRQPLTYSFFDLPNGYTWNNFFNIQLQHRAKEISQQVIQNIQLGTLTENDVTNPYFFVHQAANELNKIYANENHGMNQQQHQVFSQNFGHDQEQLEYQTAFIQENHPGEYVNLHEQVPPTAYMETYSVPSDMVKIYNPISGQFEYYLIKHAEQDNNHEQSIQQLTNAAQSRTENHQVSSVYFDKEYSGNNERDFQENDHLKPVLRRNDPAEKFVEIEPKITTTPANGKTLGENYYANTYEQQPIYDMQLIENKTDSAVKRANVMSLVRQRTTKNTQTLPDLAILSSSTSTTTTTEATTVSNVMSMLPHKTQTINYTDANNRIRQELAEHLKNLNETAQEETHFMGMTSNVEHAKLSYDTIDDVLRGDQPSSDGPDFVSEEVIESEPGIGVYSINKKPSLSVEPSNTNAATSYNQPTPSSLSPYSSTPQPTFVGKQNLPYNAATYYNQPTLSSLSPHSSTPQPTFVGKQNLPYNAILADIPTTTRRLPNANYFAPLAEFPPQMHDISTDARASQQVTRYSNFSEINEFNQETLQIEDSTDMQHYEDLEQFEDAQTEDIQQSYVDVGNEWSELQQSEPKNSPLAQVFPSQANRITQLTNESKDEISTNVYEITTSTPTSNKPKKKWLQRWFG, from the exons ATGGTAGCACCCAGTGGATTACTATTATGTTTTGCTAAGTT AGAAACATCAGTCTGTGACGGCCTGCGGAATATTGCGCATCTGGCACTAGTGAAAGTAATCATGATCAATCGAGTAGGTTTGGTAGGCATCTTGGTACTATGCGCCAGTGTATTGGGGCTTGCTGGgaaattacaaaataaaattcacGAGTTTCAACAATTTCACGATGGACATAAAACTGAAGCATTTAATGGTCAACTTTCAAG CCCAGTGGACAACCCACAGGATCAGATGATGGCTGCTGCATGGTCACAACaggatacaaatgaaattaatGCTTTTGCAGAAATGTTACGTCAGCAGTACAACCAAATGATTCAACCACACAGTTCCTCCAAAGCCACCCGTCAGCCGT TAACATATTCATTTTTTGATCTACCGAATGGCTATACTTGGAATAACTTCTTTAACATTCAACTACAACATCGAGCTAAAGAAATATCTCAACAGGTGATTCAAAACATACAGCTAGGTACTCTGACGGAAAACGATGTAACGAATCCGTACTTTTTCGTTCATCAAGCAGCAAATGAACTGAATAAGATATATGCTAATGAGAATCATGGAATGAATCAACAGCAACACCAGGTCTTTTCTCAGAATTTTGGGCATGATCAGGAGCAGCTTGAATATCAAACGGCATTTATCCAAGAAAATCATCCGGGCGAGTACGTAAATCTACATGAACAAGTTCCGCCGACCGCTTATATGGAGACATATAGTGTACCTTCTGATATGGTCAAGATATACAACCCCATTTCGGGGCAATTCGAGTACTATTTGATCAAACATGCTGAACAAGATAACAATCACGAACAATCTATTCAGCAATTAACGAATGCAGCACAATCAAGAACGGAGAATCATCAAGTGTCTTCAGTTTACTTTGATAAGGAATATTCAGGAAACAATGAACGAGATTTCCAGGAAAATGATCATCTTAAGCCGGTATTACGTAGAAATGACCCTGCtgaaaaatttgttgaaattgaaCCGAAAATTACCACGACACCAGCCAATGGAAAAACATTAGGTGAAAATTATTATGCTAACACTTACGAACAGCAACCTATCTATGACATGCAATTAATCGAAAACAAAACTGATTCTGCTGTGAAGCGTGCGAATGTTATGTCGTTGGTTCGGCAAAGAACcacaaaaaatacacaaacattACCAGATTTAGCTATTTTATCGTCCAGTACTTCTACCACAACCACCACGGAGGCCACAACAGTTAGTAATGTCATGTCAATGCTTCCCCATAAGACCCAGACCATCAATTATACCGACGCTAATAATAGAATTCGCCAAGAATTAGCAGAACACTTGAAAAATCTAAACGAAACTGCACAAGAAGAAACACATTTTATGGGAATGACTAGTAACGTGGAGCATGCAAAACTGTCTTATGATACGATCGACGATGTTCTTCGAGGTGATCAACCATCCTCCGATGGTCCAGATTTTGTATCGGAAGAAGTTATCGAATCTGAGCCCGGAATTGGTGTCtattcaataaataaaaaaccATCGTTGTCAGTAGAACCATCTAATACAAATGCTGCAACTTCCTACAACCAGCCGACTCCCAGTTCTCTTTCACCATATTCTTCTACGCCACAACCAACGTTTGTAGGAAAACAGAATTTACCCTACAATGCTGCAACTTACTACAATCAGCCGACTCTCAGTTCTCTTTCGCCACATTCTTCTACGCCACAACCAACGTTTGTAGGAAAACAGAATTTGCCCTACAATGCCATACTAGCAGACATACCGACGACAACTAGACGATTGCCAAATGCAAACTATTTTGCACCTTTAGCAGAGTTTCCTCCACAAATGCACGATATCTCGACAGACGCTCGCGCGTCACAACAG GTTACACGTTATTCAAATTTTTCAGAAATAAATGAATTTAACCAGGAAACACTGCAAATTGAGG ACTCCACAGATATGCAGCATTATGAAGATTTGGAACAGTTCGAAGACGCGCAAACTGAAGACATACAACAATCTTACGTTGATGTAGGTAACGAATGGAGCGAGCTACAACAATCTGAACCGAAAAATTCTCCGTTGGCACAGGTCTTCCCAAGTCAGGCGAACCGAATAACACAACTGACAAATGAAAGCAAAGATGAAATATCAACAAAT GTCTACGAAATTACAACATCGACACCGACTTCCAATAAACCTAAAAAGAAATGGCTCCAACGTTGGTTCggttaa